A part of Nitrospirota bacterium genomic DNA contains:
- the hemW gene encoding radical SAM family heme chaperone HemW: MLSLYIHIPFCVRKCRYCGFYSTAYSPGRADEFIAGFIHEAARYRYDFSHRTFSSIYMGGGTPTVLSPDQLGLLVRVIRDQFPIDDRVEFTVEANPSTVTSEKLSLLLAQGVNRLSLGVQSFSDEILQTLGRLHTGEQAADAFRLARSTGFKNIGVDLIYGIPGQTATRWEETLDAAIALKPEHLSAYSLSLDDGSQLMRDAEAGGFTMPDDEVTAAMYEYAVPKLSKAGYAQYEISNFSLPGYECRHNMNYWDRGEYLGLGPGAWSFISGRRYANISDTGEYSKRLSDGRSVIDTEETIGPIPSARETILLGLRTMKGLDLLRFEREYGADLLLRLERNVVPLRDAGLVRVTEGRLTLTGRGILLSNAALARLSV, from the coding sequence ATGTTATCTCTCTATATTCATATTCCTTTTTGTGTCAGAAAGTGCCGGTACTGCGGCTTTTATTCAACAGCGTACTCACCCGGAAGAGCCGATGAATTCATAGCCGGCTTTATCCATGAGGCAGCAAGGTACCGGTATGATTTCAGCCACAGGACCTTTAGCAGCATTTATATGGGCGGAGGCACCCCGACCGTTCTTTCTCCCGATCAGCTTGGGCTGCTCGTAAGAGTCATCAGGGATCAGTTCCCGATTGATGATCGGGTTGAATTTACGGTCGAGGCAAACCCGAGCACGGTTACGAGCGAGAAGCTATCGCTTCTACTGGCTCAGGGAGTAAACAGGCTCAGCCTGGGTGTACAGTCCTTCTCAGACGAGATACTTCAAACCCTGGGCAGGCTTCACACCGGGGAACAGGCTGCTGATGCGTTCAGACTTGCAAGAAGTACTGGATTCAAAAATATCGGCGTAGACCTTATCTATGGAATACCGGGGCAAACCGCTACCCGGTGGGAAGAGACCCTTGACGCGGCCATCGCGCTCAAACCCGAGCACCTGTCAGCCTACAGCCTCTCCCTTGACGATGGTTCACAACTCATGCGCGATGCGGAGGCAGGCGGATTCACGATGCCTGACGATGAAGTCACGGCGGCTATGTATGAGTACGCTGTACCGAAGCTGAGCAAAGCGGGCTATGCACAGTACGAGATCTCGAATTTTTCCCTGCCCGGATACGAGTGCAGGCATAATATGAACTATTGGGATCGGGGAGAATACCTTGGTCTCGGTCCAGGGGCATGGTCGTTCATCTCGGGGAGGCGATACGCCAACATCTCCGATACAGGGGAATACTCAAAACGGCTGTCAGACGGCCGTTCTGTTATCGATACCGAGGAGACTATCGGCCCAATACCCTCAGCGAGGGAGACGATCCTCCTGGGACTCCGGACCATGAAGGGACTGGACCTTCTTCGATTTGAACGGGAGTACGGCGCCGACCTCCTGCTCCGTCTTGAGAGGAATGTGGTCCCCCTCAGGGATGCGGGACTTGTTCGCGTGACGGAAGGGCGCTTGACGCTCACCGGCCGCGGAATTCTCCTGTCGAATGCGGCCCTGGCAAGGCTATCCGTATAA
- a CDS encoding N-acetyltransferase has protein sequence MIRKATFMDVKAIQTLVNQYADSGQMLPRTLNELYEHLRDFHVCEDNGSLVGVCALHVSWDKLAEIRSLAVRQDRVKSGIGAELVRKCLAEAAELRVERVFVLTYQSGFFRKLGFIEVDKKELPHKIWTDCLNCVKFPDCDESALIIKITPTH, from the coding sequence ATGATACGCAAAGCAACGTTCATGGATGTGAAGGCGATCCAAACGCTGGTCAACCAATACGCCGATTCGGGACAGATGCTGCCCCGCACCTTAAACGAGCTCTATGAACATCTTCGCGATTTTCATGTCTGCGAGGACAACGGTTCGCTCGTCGGTGTGTGCGCTCTCCATGTCAGCTGGGACAAACTTGCCGAGATACGCTCGCTCGCCGTGCGGCAAGACCGGGTCAAGAGTGGTATCGGCGCTGAGCTGGTAAGAAAGTGCCTGGCAGAGGCCGCTGAACTGAGGGTTGAGCGAGTGTTTGTGCTGACGTATCAGTCAGGTTTTTTCAGAAAGCTCGGTTTTATCGAGGTAGATAAAAAGGAACTTCCTCATAAGATATGGACCGACTGCCTGAACTGCGTCAAGTTCCCTGACTGTGATGAGTCCGCGCTTATTATCAAGATCACCCCAACACACTGA
- a CDS encoding ATP-dependent Clp protease ATP-binding subunit — protein sequence MMFEKFTERGRKVIVYAREEAERLQNDYLGTEHVLLGTLREEDGIPVAVLRKMGIDVDQIRMEVERNLPSSGNTLTFGDIPFTPRAKKVLEYAVEEARLLGHNYIGSEHLLLGLIREEEGIGGKILRSFGVNLLGSRQLVINYLRRAATQVSAKKSPTPALDEFSRDLTQLAKIGKLDPVIGRDQEIERLLHILSRRTKNNPVIIGEPGIGKTAIVEGLAQRIINSEVPENILNRRVVSLDLGALIAGTKYRGQFEERLKVVMKEIVQADNIILFIDELHTLVGAGAAEGSIDASSMLKPALARGEVHCIGATTLDEYRKHIEKDGALKRRFQPIYVQPPTLEETINIIKGLRPKYELHHKIKITDEAVVASAHLSDRYITDRFLPDKAIDVIDEAGAKAKLKRYTYPAEMKVIEKKLKKLEQEKNLFSRIKDYVRVESIQEEEDRLRETLEGIHKDWKDDQEKNVPIVGEEDIALIVSHITGIPLSRLEEKEASRLLRMEEEIHKRIVGQDAAIAAVSRAIRRSRVGLKTRKQPIGSFIFLGPTGVGKTELARSLAQFLFDTEDALIRVDMSEYMEKFSSSRLVGSPPGYVGYDDGGQLTEKIRRRPYSVVLFDEIEKAHPDIFNMLLQVLDDGFMTDSFGRKVDFRNTIIIMTSNLGARMIDKDTTLGFHQASAGTQYEKMKENVTSELKKSFNPEFLNRIDDVVVFHPLTNEHLIKIVDMLVHELDNQMMLDRGIELEVSQEVKEWLIQENFQPTYGARPMRRAVQKYLADPLSEDILRGRFKDVHKVLVTLKDGAVDFQEVETVVLANV from the coding sequence ATGATGTTCGAAAAATTCACGGAACGAGGAAGAAAAGTAATCGTCTACGCGCGGGAAGAGGCGGAGCGGCTCCAGAACGATTATCTGGGGACTGAGCACGTCCTTCTCGGCACGCTCCGTGAAGAAGACGGCATCCCCGTGGCCGTGCTCCGCAAGATGGGCATTGATGTCGATCAGATCCGCATGGAGGTGGAACGAAATCTACCCTCGAGCGGAAACACCCTTACCTTCGGAGACATCCCTTTCACTCCTCGCGCAAAAAAAGTCTTGGAATATGCCGTTGAAGAGGCACGGCTCCTCGGTCATAACTATATCGGCAGTGAGCACCTGCTCCTCGGCCTGATCCGTGAGGAGGAAGGCATCGGCGGCAAGATCCTTCGCAGTTTCGGCGTGAACCTGCTTGGCTCCCGCCAACTGGTCATCAACTACCTTCGTCGTGCGGCGACCCAGGTGAGCGCTAAGAAAAGCCCTACCCCGGCCCTCGATGAATTCAGCAGAGATCTTACCCAACTTGCCAAGATCGGCAAGCTCGATCCGGTCATCGGACGGGACCAGGAAATTGAACGTCTGCTTCATATTCTCTCCCGCAGGACCAAGAACAATCCCGTCATTATCGGAGAGCCCGGCATCGGCAAGACAGCCATCGTGGAGGGGCTTGCGCAGCGGATCATCAATTCAGAAGTTCCGGAGAACATCCTGAACCGTCGTGTGGTATCGCTCGACCTGGGCGCCCTGATCGCGGGCACCAAATACCGCGGCCAGTTCGAGGAACGGCTCAAGGTCGTCATGAAGGAGATCGTCCAGGCTGACAATATCATTCTGTTCATCGACGAGCTGCACACCCTGGTGGGCGCGGGAGCCGCTGAAGGCTCCATCGATGCGTCGAGCATGCTGAAGCCGGCCCTGGCGCGCGGCGAGGTCCATTGCATCGGAGCGACCACGCTTGATGAATACCGAAAACATATCGAGAAGGACGGCGCCCTCAAACGGCGGTTCCAGCCCATCTACGTGCAGCCGCCCACCCTTGAGGAGACCATTAACATCATCAAAGGTCTCCGGCCAAAATACGAATTGCACCATAAGATCAAGATAACCGATGAGGCCGTTGTAGCTTCCGCGCACCTCTCGGACCGTTATATAACGGACCGGTTCCTTCCCGATAAAGCCATCGACGTGATCGACGAGGCGGGAGCGAAGGCGAAGCTCAAACGCTACACCTACCCCGCCGAGATGAAGGTCATCGAGAAGAAGCTCAAAAAACTTGAACAGGAAAAAAACCTTTTCTCGCGCATCAAGGATTACGTGCGGGTGGAGTCCATCCAGGAAGAGGAAGACCGTCTGCGCGAAACGCTCGAAGGCATTCACAAGGACTGGAAGGACGATCAGGAGAAGAACGTCCCCATTGTCGGTGAAGAGGACATCGCGTTGATCGTATCGCATATCACCGGCATTCCCCTTTCGCGGCTCGAGGAAAAAGAGGCGTCCCGCCTTCTCAGAATGGAAGAAGAGATCCACAAGAGGATCGTGGGCCAGGACGCGGCGATCGCGGCGGTTTCCCGTGCCATTCGCCGCTCACGGGTCGGGCTCAAGACGCGCAAGCAGCCCATCGGTTCGTTCATCTTCCTCGGCCCCACCGGCGTCGGCAAAACCGAACTCGCTAGGTCGCTCGCACAGTTCCTCTTCGACACCGAAGATGCGCTTATTCGCGTCGATATGTCGGAATATATGGAAAAGTTCAGCTCATCAAGGCTCGTCGGCTCTCCTCCGGGGTATGTCGGGTATGATGACGGCGGACAGCTTACTGAAAAGATCAGGCGTCGGCCCTACTCGGTCGTGCTCTTTGACGAGATCGAGAAGGCGCACCCGGATATCTTTAACATGCTTCTCCAGGTACTTGATGACGGCTTTATGACGGACAGCTTCGGCAGAAAGGTGGATTTCCGTAATACCATCATCATTATGACATCGAATCTCGGCGCCAGAATGATCGATAAGGATACGACGCTGGGTTTCCATCAGGCGAGCGCCGGGACTCAATATGAAAAAATGAAGGAGAATGTTACTTCGGAACTCAAGAAGTCTTTCAACCCCGAGTTTTTGAACAGGATCGACGACGTTGTCGTCTTCCATCCGCTCACCAATGAGCACCTCATCAAGATCGTGGATATGCTGGTCCATGAGTTGGATAACCAGATGATGCTTGACCGGGGCATCGAGCTTGAGGTATCTCAGGAAGTGAAGGAGTGGCTCATTCAGGAAAACTTCCAGCCCACCTACGGCGCGAGGCCCATGCGCCGGGCGGTCCAAAAGTATCTCGCGGATCCGCTTTCAGAGGACATCCTGAGAGGACGCTTTAAAGACGTGCATAAGGTGCTGGTGACACTGAAGGACGGCGCGGTTGATTTTCAGGAAGTGGAGACCGTCGTGCTTGCCAACGTCTGA
- a CDS encoding NAD(P)-binding protein — MPKYDVAVVGAGLGGLAVAALLSSKKKRIIVIERGSLNEAVGAFARDGYQFSASPALSYGFERGGAFYTLSANLGIVHSVSVKSPCYQVALPDHRITIFADQGETLEELRREFPTEIDSLIPFYRDLHRLADTMVKSRFSAYVTKHRSVAGFIRKYRFSRELTAFFDIQALYFFQRPVAELSLVDLITLCDTPPLYLEGGFKKLAARLYDTILQQGGEILHNETVNEFALRGSTIVGIKTKQDVIEADTILMNLSQRTDSSTIFMGLQDTVMPVGMCPEVLYLPEYRSPRDFFTLSFGADNDGANAPHGMRALSMSFRSAQGGADDKQALIDTLNRLIPFLNDYLVFSEEHRAGDEGIELPQGFTFKPLRSGEGMPLLYRGSKKNIYLLKNEQTAPLQVISEVNRFVQKVS; from the coding sequence ATGCCGAAATACGATGTAGCCGTGGTCGGTGCAGGGCTCGGAGGCCTTGCCGTTGCAGCACTGTTGTCCAGTAAGAAGAAAAGAATTATCGTTATTGAGCGCGGATCATTGAACGAGGCTGTGGGAGCGTTTGCAAGGGATGGATACCAGTTCTCTGCTTCGCCGGCCCTTTCCTATGGTTTTGAACGGGGAGGTGCGTTTTATACGCTTTCTGCGAACCTCGGGATCGTTCATAGCGTGTCCGTGAAATCACCGTGTTATCAAGTGGCGCTCCCTGATCACCGGATCACCATTTTTGCCGATCAGGGAGAAACGCTTGAGGAGCTCAGACGAGAATTCCCCACAGAAATAGATTCATTGATACCGTTCTACCGGGATCTGCATAGATTGGCGGATACAATGGTAAAAAGCCGTTTTTCGGCATACGTGACGAAGCACAGGTCTGTCGCCGGGTTTATCCGGAAATATCGCTTCAGCAGAGAATTGACCGCGTTCTTCGATATCCAGGCGCTCTATTTCTTTCAGAGACCTGTTGCAGAACTTTCCCTGGTCGACCTTATCACGTTATGCGATACACCGCCGCTTTACCTCGAAGGCGGCTTCAAAAAACTAGCCGCTCGGCTCTATGACACGATTCTTCAGCAGGGTGGTGAAATTCTGCATAACGAAACGGTTAACGAGTTCGCATTAAGAGGAAGCACTATTGTTGGTATTAAAACAAAACAGGATGTCATAGAGGCTGACACGATACTCATGAATCTGTCGCAGCGCACTGATTCATCGACGATTTTCATGGGACTGCAGGATACCGTGATGCCGGTTGGCATGTGCCCGGAGGTGCTTTATCTACCGGAGTATCGGTCGCCCCGGGATTTTTTTACGCTTTCGTTTGGCGCCGACAATGACGGTGCAAATGCTCCCCATGGCATGAGGGCGCTGAGCATGTCTTTCAGATCCGCCCAAGGCGGCGCTGACGATAAGCAGGCGCTCATCGATACACTGAACAGGCTTATCCCTTTTTTAAACGATTACCTTGTTTTTAGCGAAGAACATCGAGCGGGTGATGAAGGGATCGAACTGCCGCAGGGTTTTACGTTTAAACCACTTCGATCAGGAGAGGGGATGCCCCTACTTTACCGGGGTTCAAAAAAGAATATATACCTTTTAAAAAATGAACAGACAGCCCCGCTTCAGGTAATATCAGAAGTGAACAGGTTTGTACAAAAAGTCAGCTGA
- the pnp gene encoding polyribonucleotide nucleotidyltransferase, whose amino-acid sequence MVTTVKAEIGGKELILETGLMAKQANGAVVVRYGDTVVLSTAVSSKVERANVDFLPLTVDYQERAYAAGKIPGGFFKREGRQTEREILTSRLIDRPIRPLFPEGYYFDTQIIASVLSIGEESSMDLMGMVASSSALAISDIPFKGPIGAVRIGLVDGKYIINPGQKELEATKLNLVVAGTVDAIMMVEGGAAELTEDQMLEALETAHREIKKIVALVNELVAKVGKPKRAVKTVEIDKDLAAQVAGLAMDRLLTAIVIPDKMERQKTLDVLLDEIKQKLKDEDPAKNIQIAPIFFGLEKDEVRKIILEKNIRADGRKPDQIRPISSVVGMLPRTHGSALFTRGETQALVVTTLGTSVDEQRVDSLEGEYFKSFMLHYNFPPFSVGETKPLRGPGRREVGHGALAERALKAMVPTKQEFPYTIRIVSDILESNGSSSMATVCGGTLSLMDAGVPIKAPVAGIAMGLIKEGDKIIVLSDILGLEDHLGDMDFKVTGTSKGITALQMDMKIEGITIAVMRTALQQAKDGRLHILGKMLETLTEPRKNLSTFAPRIITMKINTDKIKDVIGSGGKVIRSIVEQTGAKIDIEDDGTINIASSDEAAALKAKEIIRGICQDAEVGKIYTGKVRKIMDFGAFVEIFPGTDGLLHISQISDQRLEKVTDALKEGDEVLVKVLEIDRQGKIRLSRKEAMRDKENKQ is encoded by the coding sequence ATGGTAACAACAGTTAAAGCAGAAATAGGCGGAAAAGAACTGATCCTGGAAACAGGATTAATGGCCAAACAGGCAAACGGCGCCGTTGTCGTGCGGTACGGTGATACCGTAGTCCTGTCAACGGCTGTTTCTTCGAAAGTAGAACGGGCCAACGTTGATTTTCTCCCGCTTACGGTGGATTATCAGGAAAGGGCCTATGCAGCCGGAAAGATCCCGGGCGGGTTCTTTAAACGCGAAGGACGTCAGACCGAAAGAGAGATCCTTACGTCCCGGCTCATTGACCGGCCGATCAGGCCGTTGTTCCCTGAGGGATACTATTTCGACACGCAGATCATCGCGTCGGTACTCTCGATCGGTGAAGAGAGCTCCATGGACCTCATGGGAATGGTCGCTTCGTCGTCAGCTCTCGCGATATCCGATATCCCCTTCAAAGGCCCGATCGGGGCCGTTCGGATCGGGCTTGTTGACGGCAAGTACATCATCAATCCCGGCCAGAAGGAGCTTGAGGCCACGAAACTCAACCTGGTCGTAGCAGGCACTGTTGATGCGATCATGATGGTGGAAGGCGGAGCGGCCGAACTGACCGAGGACCAGATGCTTGAGGCCCTCGAGACCGCACACCGTGAGATCAAGAAGATCGTTGCGCTGGTGAACGAACTTGTCGCAAAGGTTGGAAAACCAAAGCGGGCGGTGAAAACGGTTGAGATCGACAAGGACCTTGCCGCGCAGGTGGCTGGTCTGGCCATGGACCGTTTGCTGACCGCAATCGTCATTCCGGACAAGATGGAACGCCAGAAGACCCTCGACGTGCTGCTTGACGAGATCAAACAGAAGCTCAAGGATGAAGACCCGGCAAAAAATATCCAGATAGCACCGATATTTTTCGGTTTGGAAAAGGACGAGGTCCGCAAGATCATTCTGGAAAAGAATATACGCGCTGACGGACGAAAGCCGGACCAGATCCGGCCTATCAGCTCTGTCGTCGGCATGCTTCCCCGGACACATGGATCGGCGCTGTTCACCCGCGGCGAGACACAGGCGCTGGTGGTAACCACACTCGGGACGTCGGTGGATGAGCAGCGCGTCGACTCCCTCGAAGGAGAGTATTTCAAGTCGTTCATGCTGCATTACAATTTCCCTCCGTTCAGTGTGGGTGAGACCAAGCCCCTCCGGGGACCGGGCAGGCGCGAAGTTGGCCACGGCGCACTCGCTGAGCGGGCGCTGAAGGCAATGGTGCCGACCAAGCAGGAGTTCCCGTATACCATCAGGATCGTATCAGACATCCTTGAGTCCAATGGCTCATCATCCATGGCAACGGTTTGCGGCGGGACGCTGTCGCTCATGGACGCGGGTGTGCCCATCAAGGCCCCGGTCGCGGGCATCGCCATGGGTCTCATCAAGGAAGGCGATAAGATCATCGTGCTTTCGGATATTCTCGGGCTTGAGGACCACCTCGGTGACATGGATTTCAAGGTCACCGGAACGAGCAAGGGGATCACCGCGCTTCAGATGGACATGAAGATCGAGGGTATCACGATCGCTGTTATGCGCACGGCCCTTCAACAGGCGAAGGACGGGAGGCTGCATATCCTCGGCAAGATGCTGGAGACGCTTACCGAGCCGAGGAAGAACCTGAGCACCTTCGCGCCGCGAATCATCACCATGAAGATCAACACGGACAAGATCAAGGATGTGATCGGCAGCGGAGGAAAAGTGATCCGCAGTATCGTGGAACAGACGGGAGCGAAGATCGATATCGAGGACGACGGTACGATCAACATCGCATCTTCCGACGAAGCCGCGGCGCTCAAGGCAAAAGAGATCATCCGGGGCATATGCCAGGACGCCGAGGTCGGCAAGATCTACACGGGCAAGGTTCGAAAGATCATGGACTTCGGCGCCTTTGTGGAGATATTCCCCGGCACCGACGGACTGCTTCACATTTCTCAGATCTCAGACCAGCGGCTCGAAAAAGTAACCGACGCGCTCAAGGAAGGTGATGAGGTCCTCGTCAAGGTGCTTGAGATCGACCGGCAGGGGAAAATCCGCTTGTCGCGCAAGGAAGCCATGCGGGATAAAGAAAACAAACAATAA
- the rpsO gene encoding 30S ribosomal protein S15 — MDKEQKTGLINTYRRHPSDTGSPEVQIAILSGRISHLTEHLQAHKHDQHSRRGLLQMVGQRRRHLNYLKTNDLDRYHKVIEQLGIRK; from the coding sequence ATGGATAAGGAACAGAAAACAGGTCTGATCAATACGTACCGCAGGCATCCATCAGATACAGGTTCTCCGGAAGTTCAGATAGCAATTCTGAGCGGACGAATCAGCCATCTGACGGAGCATTTGCAGGCGCACAAGCACGACCAACATTCGCGGAGAGGTCTTCTGCAAATGGTCGGGCAGAGGCGCCGGCATCTGAATTACCTGAAGACGAATGATCTTGACCGCTATCACAAGGTCATTGAGCAGCTTGGCATACGAAAGTAG
- the truB gene encoding tRNA pseudouridine(55) synthase TruB gives MDGVLNINKPSGVTSHDVVESVRKILHERRIGHTGTLDPLATGVLVLCAGRATRIAQYLEAGEKEYKAIMRLGVTTDTLDADGLIRETKSYTPPDRQKIIDVLPGFIGSIMQRPPAYSAVKVAGIPSYKLAREGKAELLKPRPVTIYTIELTAFEDPEVSLTVRCSKGVYIRTLCAELGEALGMGAHLTALERTRSGRFSIDRAITLDQLQAMMAAGNGEQALTPIDDALAAFPAIPISEAETVRVLHGNQISCPPSFAHITSDHVRLHSPAGRLLGLARIVEGVLKPDLVFS, from the coding sequence ATGGACGGCGTTCTTAACATCAACAAACCGTCCGGCGTTACCTCTCACGATGTTGTCGAGAGCGTTAGGAAGATCCTCCATGAACGGCGGATCGGACACACGGGAACGCTCGACCCGCTCGCGACCGGTGTGCTCGTTTTGTGCGCGGGCAGGGCAACGAGGATCGCACAATATCTTGAAGCAGGGGAGAAGGAGTACAAGGCGATCATGCGGCTCGGGGTGACCACCGATACCCTTGATGCCGATGGACTGATACGGGAAACAAAGTCGTATACCCCGCCCGACCGGCAGAAGATCATCGACGTTTTACCGGGGTTCATTGGTTCGATCATGCAGCGTCCGCCGGCATACTCTGCCGTGAAAGTAGCGGGAATTCCATCGTACAAGCTGGCACGGGAAGGCAAGGCGGAATTGCTCAAGCCCCGTCCCGTAACGATCTACACTATCGAGTTGACGGCGTTCGAGGACCCCGAGGTAAGCCTCACGGTACGGTGCTCAAAAGGCGTATACATCCGCACGCTCTGCGCCGAATTGGGAGAGGCATTGGGCATGGGAGCGCATCTCACCGCTCTTGAACGAACGCGCTCCGGGCGTTTCAGCATCGATCGAGCCATAACCCTTGATCAGCTTCAGGCGATGATGGCGGCAGGGAACGGGGAACAGGCGCTTACGCCGATCGACGATGCGCTCGCGGCTTTCCCGGCAATTCCGATCAGCGAGGCGGAGACAGTACGGGTGCTGCATGGAAACCAGATATCCTGTCCCCCGTCTTTTGCACACATCACGAGCGACCATGTCAGGCTTCACAGCCCTGCCGGCAGACTTCTGGGTCTTGCGCGTATCGTTGAAGGGGTGCTCAAACCCGATCTGGTTTTTTCGTAA
- a CDS encoding bifunctional oligoribonuclease/PAP phosphatase NrnA gives MSNCTSIAAALKECTTILISTHKSPDGDALGSQLGLMLALEKMGKTVIAQNLDPVPEIYRFLPWNERIKIGKPVQGRYDAFIVVDADPPRTGLFDKTYPADILINIDHHITNPLAWPLTWLDTAASAAGEMIFRLVQELGVRIDRDIALCLYTAIFTDTGSFRYSNTTPESMKISAALLEAGADPWLVTENVYESSSYPRLKLLGTVITNMQRSEDGRTAWVVVTEELYRRTGTTAEDTDNFVNFVRSTRGVEVAILFRQTGSAQYKISMRSKGRVDLSGLAQSFGGGGHKNAAGGVLDGSLEEVKKRVLGDVEKTIAAQMGNRER, from the coding sequence ATGAGTAACTGTACGAGTATTGCCGCGGCACTGAAAGAGTGCACGACCATTCTTATTTCCACGCATAAAAGCCCGGACGGGGACGCCCTCGGTTCCCAACTGGGGCTCATGCTCGCGCTGGAAAAAATGGGGAAGACGGTGATCGCGCAGAATCTGGATCCGGTGCCGGAAATCTACCGTTTCCTGCCCTGGAATGAGCGGATCAAGATCGGGAAACCGGTCCAGGGTCGTTATGATGCATTCATTGTTGTTGACGCGGACCCGCCGCGAACGGGACTGTTTGACAAGACCTATCCCGCCGATATCCTGATCAATATCGATCATCACATTACCAATCCTCTTGCATGGCCGCTTACCTGGCTGGATACGGCCGCTTCCGCCGCCGGCGAGATGATCTTCAGGCTTGTTCAGGAGCTTGGCGTCAGGATCGACCGGGACATTGCCCTCTGTCTCTATACCGCTATTTTTACGGACACGGGATCCTTCCGGTATTCGAATACCACGCCGGAAAGCATGAAAATATCTGCAGCGCTTCTCGAGGCCGGCGCCGATCCCTGGCTTGTCACGGAAAACGTTTACGAATCCTCTTCGTACCCTCGATTGAAACTCCTTGGAACGGTCATTACGAACATGCAACGGAGCGAGGATGGACGGACCGCCTGGGTCGTGGTGACCGAGGAGCTTTATCGCCGGACCGGGACCACGGCTGAGGACACTGATAACTTCGTGAATTTTGTTCGGTCGACCAGGGGTGTAGAGGTGGCGATCCTGTTCAGGCAAACAGGAAGCGCGCAGTATAAGATCAGTATGCGCTCCAAGGGACGGGTTGACCTCTCAGGATTGGCCCAATCCTTCGGCGGAGGAGGACACAAGAACGCCGCCGGAGGCGTGCTTGACGGGTCGCTCGAGGAAGTAAAAAAACGGGTGCTCGGCGACGTCGAGAAGACAATTGCCGCGCAAATGGGAAACAGGGAACGATAG
- the rbfA gene encoding 30S ribosome-binding factor RbfA: MAKPTFKRSVRVGDQMKQEIADILMRKIKDPRIGFVTVTDVDLSDDLRNAKVFVSIYGGNKEETFKGLNSASAFIRSELGRRMTMRCIPEILFRFDDTVEHGAHIMELLHEIEKKQEQVPEENKENNTEDPEHE, encoded by the coding sequence ATGGCCAAACCAACATTTAAAAGATCAGTGCGCGTAGGCGATCAGATGAAGCAGGAGATCGCCGATATCCTCATGCGCAAAATAAAGGACCCCCGTATCGGGTTTGTCACGGTGACCGATGTCGATCTGTCGGATGACCTCAGGAATGCAAAGGTTTTCGTGAGCATCTACGGCGGCAACAAGGAAGAAACGTTCAAGGGTTTGAACAGCGCCTCGGCATTCATCAGATCGGAACTCGGCAGACGAATGACCATGAGGTGCATTCCGGAGATCCTGTTCCGTTTTGACGATACCGTGGAGCATGGGGCGCATATCATGGAACTTCTGCACGAGATCGAGAAAAAGCAGGAACAGGTACCGGAAGAGAATAAAGAGAATAATACGGAAGACCCGGAGCATGAGTAA
- a CDS encoding DUF503 domain-containing protein has product MFIGVCTIEMHVPDSGSLKDKRHSLRSLKDRIRNKFNVSVAEVDDNDLWQKASLAVAVVSNDKSHLNQTLDHVLNMVRGVPEIDLLDYHIEIF; this is encoded by the coding sequence ATGTTCATCGGCGTTTGTACCATAGAGATGCATGTTCCCGACAGCGGGTCGCTCAAAGACAAGCGGCATTCACTGCGCAGCCTGAAAGACAGGATCCGGAACAAGTTCAATGTCTCGGTGGCCGAGGTCGATGACAACGACCTTTGGCAAAAGGCATCCCTGGCAGTAGCGGTCGTAAGCAATGATAAATCCCACCTCAACCAGACGCTGGATCATGTGCTGAACATGGTCCGCGGAGTGCCGGAAATAGACCTCCTGGATTATCATATTGAGATATTTTAG